From one Branchiostoma floridae strain S238N-H82 chromosome 3, Bfl_VNyyK, whole genome shotgun sequence genomic stretch:
- the LOC118411993 gene encoding tripartite motif-containing protein 2-like, which produces MAGRSLSLPPALQQELICGICEEIFSTPKDLPCLHTFCQDCLEQRAKTGQPFNCPICETRVELTPEVVEQMPENPAILNICDRIHNQAVMPQLDDDSEEEDEEAKSYTFCKTHTTEKLQLYCVQCKVPACTECLDETHAGHRMMTLRKALDDRKAVVTSFVTRGKDLVENYCSFVQGLRETEKNLHEQKKQADSSIIQAYEQMIKKLTETKETMLRDVNNKHHQNLQAIRQTRDPMLTEVYNLTVACDAVNENLDHERAEFNDQEKNLIRVVKMVTEKVANSPTPLPTPPLTPELLEWDT; this is translated from the coding sequence ATGGCGGGCAGAAGCCTGTCCCTGCCTCCCGCCCTTCAACAGGAGCTAATCTGTGGAATCTGTGAGGAGATCTTCTCTACCCCAAAGGACCTGCCATGTctgcacaccttctgtcaggactgtctcGAACAGAGGGCCAAGACAGGACAACCCTTCAACTGCCCAATATGCGAGACAAGGGTTGAACTGACCCCCGAGGTGGTGGAACAAATGCCAGAAAACCCGGCCATTTTGAATATCTGCGACCGAATCCACAACCAGGCCGTTATGCCCCAGCTTGATGATGATTCCgaggaagaagatgaagaggCCAAGTCCTACACGTTTTGTAAAACGCACACTACAGAGAAGCTACAGCTATACTGTGTGCAGTGTAAGGTACCGGCGTGCACGGAGTGTTTGGACGAAACCCACGCCGGACATCGGATGATGACGCTGAGAAAGGCGCTCGACGATCGAAAAGCGGTGGTCACCTCCTTCGTCACCCGGGGGAAGGACCTTGTCGAAAACTACTGCAGCTTTGTTCAAGGTTTGCGAGAAACGGAGAAGAATTTACACGAACAGAAGAAGCAGGCGGACAGCAGCATTATCCAAGCGTACGAACAGATGATTAAGAAGCTGACAGAAACCAAGGAAACCATGCTGAGGGACGTGAACAACAAACACCACCAGAATCTACAGGCGATTCGCCAGACCAGGGACCCCATGCTGACCGAAGTCTACAATCTCACCGTCGCCTGCGACGCAGTCAACGAAAACTTGGATCACGAGAGGGCAGAGTTCAACGACCAGGAGAAGAACCTGATTCGGGTCGTCAAGATGGTCACGGAAAAGGTAGCTAACTCGCCAACGCCACTACCGACACCGCCGCTAACACCCGAGTTGTTAGAGTGGGACACATGA
- the LOC118411036 gene encoding E3 ubiquitin-protein ligase TRIM63-like, producing the protein MADDRAVLALCDRIHSHNKALPRVKQEPEDIEEGGQTFCKTHSSETLTLYCLQCKVPVCTACLDESHPGHRMVTFKKAVQDHRAAVKAFLKRGWKLVDKHCDFIKDLRTAEGTLQQQKHHISTSIADAYKKMLDKLMEMKDQMLEEVQEKHRQNMEAVARARTPVLAQLCQLVVTCSHVERTLAQQRAEFSVEENRLFQAVGNISEGLDLSLVDPKLVSLDAKVAQLLQYNSVYESLTPDDPRMT; encoded by the exons ATGGCGG ATGACCGGGCAGTCTTGGCCCTTTGCGACCGGATCCACAGTCACAACAAGGCGCTTCCACGGGTCAAACAGGAGCCAGAAGACATCGAAGAAGGAGGTCAAACCTTCTGTAAAACCCACTCCTCAGAAACTCTAACACTGTACTGTCTCCAGTGTAAGGTACCGGTTTGCACGGCATGCCTGGACGAGAGCCACCCCGGGCACCGCATGGTGACGTTCAAAAAGGCGGTTCAGGACCACAGAGCGGCGGTGAAGGCCTTCTTGAAGCGAGGATGGAAGCTTGTCGACAAACACTGTGACTTCATCAAGGACCTGCGTACCGCAGAGGGCACCCTGCAGCAGCAGAAGCACCACATCTCTACCAGCATAGCCGACGCGTACAAAAAGATGTTGGACAAACTGATGGAGATGAAGGACCAGATGTTGGAGGAGGTTCAGGAGAAACACCGACAGAACATGGAGGCGGTCGCGCGCGCCAGGACCCCGGTACTGGCCCAGCTCTGCCAACTGGTCGTCACGTGTAGCCACGTGGAACGGACGCTGGCGCAACAGCGGGCAGAGTTCTCCGTAGAGGAGAACCGGCTGTTTCAGGCGGTGGGGAATATTTCCGAGGGGCTGGACTTGAGTTTAGTAGATCCGAAGCTGGTGTCGCTGGATGCGAAGGTGGCGCAGTTGCTACAGTACAACAGTGTGTACGAAAGTCTAACACCAGATGACCCCCGGATGACatga
- the LOC118411992 gene encoding tripartite motif-containing protein 2-like — MSTSPKTSSLGDQVKEELSCSICLELFTRPKVLPCQHTFCQDCLHDHAGARSPFLCPNCRLQVNLSPLGVAGLPDNHIVSSLCERLGSQVGLPSGKRRQSKSTNRCLSHPLEEQKVFCKKCQLPLCDLCLETVHDGHPTTTLKKASLERTFSFDSLISEGRNLLETYCNFLRDLRGTEKTLKEQKEQTDNRISYVYNQMVQKLTETKHSLLSEVEQRHRENLETVQEQRETILAKIDELSAACDNAEQGVKKEGMKVFHFETHLGQVMNPRIAPPDSAQAYSVAVFQPTNSAAPKLGNIAVQSFQSASAASGRASQIPTIETEDEEFPPIEITVPPIQLTVPTVEQPVIPRSLSVSPSNTRVKLCRRRSFDLQKVTFGGKGSEAGRFDVPCGVAVSDEGEIFVADCGNHRIQVFTLGGTFVREFPTVLSEDRTIQPDDVAMDADDYLWVVGVDVAAQYTKFGTLLSAVDLRNTGWDRGVAMDTRKNNVLVSQTTIDKRDIVGEVQIFSAEGNVVKTVGGQQGMKNPAYITVDTKGNILVSDNVSHYVYILNHVGYLLLKFGGEGGGEGQLKCPSGICTDSSGNIIVADTHNSRVELFDKTGSWVRHVATGMRGPLAVAMATEGQLVVTDSSDNTVTIFHSY, encoded by the coding sequence ATGTCGACTTCCCCAAAGACTTCAAGCCTCGGTGATCAAGTGAAGGAAGAACtgtcctgcagcatctgcctggagctgttcaccaggcccaaggtgctgccctgtcagcacaccttctgtcaggactgtctacacGACCATGCGGGGGCGCGGTCACCCTTCCTGTGCCCAAACTGCCGACTACAGGTTAACCTTTCACCTCTAGGTGTAGCCGGGCTGCCTGATAACCATATTGTCTCCAGTTTATGCGAGAGGCTGGGAAGCCAGGTGGGACTTCCTTCAGGTAAAAGACGGCAATCCAAGTCCACCAACAGGTGTTTAAGCCACCCCCTGGAAGAACAAAAGGTATTCTGTAAGAAATGTCAGCTGCCGCTCTGTGACTTGTGTTTAGAGACAGTCCACGATGGGCACCCCACTACCACTCTCAAGAAAGCCTCGCTTGAAAGGACGTTTTCTTTTGACTCTCTGATCTCTGAGGGAAGAAATCTTCTTGAGACGTACTGCAACTTTCTCCGGGACCTTCGTGGCACGGAGAAGACTCTTAAAGAACAGAAAGAGCAGACAGATAACAGAATTTCTTACGTTTACAACCAGATGGTGCAGAAACTCACCGAAACAAAACACAGCCTGTTGTCCGAGGTGGAGCAAAGACATCGAGAGAACCTGGAAACGGTACAGGAACAGAGGGAAAcaattttggcaaaaatcgaCGAACTGTCTGCCGCCTGTGATAACGCAGAACAAGGAGTGAAAAAGGAAGGGATGAAAGTTTTCCACTTTGAGACCCACCTAGGCCAGGTGATGAACCCGAGAATCGCGCCGCCGGATTCGGCGCAAGCGTACAGCGTCGCTGTGTTCCAGCCGACCAACTCAGCTGCACCAAAGTTAGGCAACATAGCCGTGCAGTCTTTCCAGTCTGCATCTGCAGCTTCTGGAAGGGCATCACAAATTCCAACCATAGAGACAGAGGACGAGGAATTTCCTCCTATAGAAATAACTGTACCTCCTATACAACTTACTGTACCAACTGTAGAACAGCCAGTTATCCCGCGGTCATTGTCTGTATCACCTAGCAACACGAGGGTCAAACTTTGCCGCCGCCGTTCCTTTGACCTCCAGAAGGTGACCTTTGGTGGGAAGGGGTCGGAAGCGGGGAGGTTCGACGTTCCGTGCGGAGTGGCCGTGTCAGACGAGGGCGAGATTTTCGTGGCGGACTGCGGGAACCATCGCATCCAGGTGTTCACGCTAGGCGGAACGTTCGTGCGGGAGTTTCCCACCGTCTTGTCTGAAGACCGTACCATCCAGCCGGATGATGTTGCCATGGACGCAGACGACTACCTGTGGGTGGTAGGGGTCGACGTCGCGGCGCAGTACACAAAGTTCGGAACCCTCCTGAGTGCAGTCGACCTACGTAACACGGGATGGGACCGAGGGGTTGCCATGGATACCAGAAAAAATAACGTCCTAGTTTCCCAAACGACAATAGACAAGCGCGACATCGTCGGAGAAGTGCAGATATTCAGCGCAGAAGGGAATGTGGTGAAAACTGTGGGGGGGCAGCAGGGAATGAAAAACCCTGCCTACATCACTGTTGATACCAAAGGGAACATTCTGGTGTCTGACAACGTCAGTCACTACGTCTACATACTGAACCACGTGGGGTACCTGCTGCTGAagtttgggggggaggggggcggggagGGCCAGCTGAAGTGTCCCAGCGGCATCTGCACGGACAGTTCCGGGAACATCATCGTGGCCGACACCCACAACAGCCGCGTGGAGCTGTTCGATAAGACGGGCAGCTGGGTCCGACACGTTGCCACGGGGATGAGGGGGCCgctggctgttgccatggcaacggaggGACAGTTGGTGGTGACTGACTCGAGTGACAACACTGTCACCATCTTCCATAGCTACTGA